In the genome of Gallus gallus isolate bGalGal1 chromosome 21, bGalGal1.mat.broiler.GRCg7b, whole genome shotgun sequence, one region contains:
- the TMEM88B gene encoding transmembrane protein 88B: MADQENEDLAAESLLAKSKMHPSLPPYDMDDQLLPREPRSTCSCWAWALLIATMNLLVFFINLLLMLVIFTIVLLPTIVVVYFGFQCHSRVLHSTARYCRTILDDNSSSALIILGFVIMSPLIVVAMATYCSLARRLRLLMCFQPCSRALYKGVKWRWYEEGGLCGCARGCSPRVKAWV, encoded by the exons ATGGCTGACCAGGAGAACGAGGACTTAGCAGCAGAAAGCCTCTTGGCCAAGTCTAAGATGCATCCCAGCCTCCCACCGTACGACATGGATGACCAGCTCCTTCCCAGGGAGCCACGGagcacctgcagctgctgggcatGGGCTCTGCTGATAGCCACCATGAACCTCTTAGTCTTTTTCATCAACTTGCTCCTGATGCTCGTTATCTTCACCATCGTGTTGCTTCCCACCATTGTGGTGGTTTACTTTGGCTTCCAATGCCACTCTCGG GTGCTGCATTCCACCGCCCGCTACTGCAGAACCATCCTGGATGACAACAGCTCCTCGGCCCTCATCATCCTGGGCTTCGTCATCATGTCGCCCCTCATCGTGGTGGCCATGGCCACCTACTGCAGCCTGGCCAGGCGCCTCCGCCTCCTCATGTGCTTCCAGCCGTGCAGCCGGGCCCTGTACAAGGGCGTGAAGTGGCGCTGGTATGAGGAGGGCGGTCTGTGCGGCTGTGcaaggggctgcagcccccgtGTCAAAGCCTGGGTCTGA